The window CGATGTCACGGCATACGCGCACAGTTTATCAGACATTCTGGGCTTAGTGGCCCAGATGGATGCAGTTAATGTCCATGGCGTGACGCCGATGGCGCACCCCCTCGATGCCGTGCAGCGGCTGCGGGCCGACGAGGTGAGCGAAACCAATCAGCGCGAGAAATTCCAGGCGATCGCCCCGCAGGTGGAGGCCGGGTTGTATCTGGTACCCAAGGTCATCGAATAATCACGAACACAGCCACGGATTGTGATAAGCCATGCATGAGAAAACGATCAAGCAACTTGCCGACGATTTACGTAACGGTAAGTTTTCCAGCGAAGAATTGACGCGCAGCTACCTGGCGCGGATTGAAAAATATGACGATCAGCTGAACAGCTATGTCACCGTTACTGCTGAGCAGGCCTTGGCGGAAGCGCGCGCTGCAGATGCCGCGCGCAAGGCAGGCAAGGCGGGATTGTTGACCGGTGTGCCCATCGCGCAAAAAGATATTTTTTGTACCGAGGGCGTCAAGACTACATGCGGCTCGAAAATGCTCGATAATTTCATCGCCCCTTATGACGCCACTGTCGTCAGCAAATTCAAGGCGGCGGGCATGCCGATGCTGGGCAAGACCAATATGGACGAATTCGCGATGGGTTCGTCCAATGAAACCAGCTTCTATGGCCCGGTAAAAAATCCGTGGGATGTGCAAGCCGTGCCTGGCGGTTCTTCCGGGGGCTCGGCAGCAGTCGTGGCGGCGCGTTTGGCACCGGCGGCAACGGGGACCGACACTGGCGGTTCGATTCGTCAGCCTGCCGCGTTGTGTGGCATCAGCGGCATTAAGCCGACGTATGGCCGCGTATCGCGCTACGGCATGATCGCGTTCGCATCGAGCCTCGATCAAGGCGGGCCGATGGCGCGTACAGCCGAAGACTGTGCGTTGTTGCTGAGTGTGATGGCAGGTTTCGATCCGCGTGATTCAACTTCCGTTGAAGCGCCAGTGCCGGATTATGCGGCGCACTTAAATGATTCTATTGCCGGACTGAAGATCGGTTTGCCAAAAGAATATTTTGGCGAGGGGCTTGATGGTAGCGT is drawn from Gammaproteobacteria bacterium and contains these coding sequences:
- the gatC gene encoding Asp-tRNA(Asn)/Glu-tRNA(Gln) amidotransferase subunit GatC — its product is MSLNRSEVEKIAHLARLDISEADVTAYAHSLSDILGLVAQMDAVNVHGVTPMAHPLDAVQRLRADEVSETNQREKFQAIAPQVEAGLYLVPKVIE
- the gatA gene encoding Asp-tRNA(Asn)/Glu-tRNA(Gln) amidotransferase subunit GatA, encoding MHEKTIKQLADDLRNGKFSSEELTRSYLARIEKYDDQLNSYVTVTAEQALAEARAADAARKAGKAGLLTGVPIAQKDIFCTEGVKTTCGSKMLDNFIAPYDATVVSKFKAAGMPMLGKTNMDEFAMGSSNETSFYGPVKNPWDVQAVPGGSSGGSAAVVAARLAPAATGTDTGGSIRQPAALCGISGIKPTYGRVSRYGMIAFASSLDQGGPMARTAEDCALLLSVMAGFDPRDSTSVEAPVPDYAAHLNDSIAGLKIGLPKEYFGEGLDGSVVKVIESAINEYKKLGAEIVEVSLPNTSLAVPAYYVVAPAECSSNLSRFDGVRFGYRCNNPKDLADLYKRSRGEGFGAEVKRRIMIGTYALSAGYYDAYYLKAQKIRQLISNDFKQAFEKVDVIMGPTSPTVAFNLGEKTDDPVTMYLSDIYTIAVNLAGLPGMSIPAGFVGQRPVGLQLIGKYFDESRLLNIAHQYQQATDWHQRVPEGFK